The genomic interval TCGTCGCGGTACTCCCAGACGGTGTCGGAGCCGGTCTCGCGCTCCACGTAGGTCAGGCGCTCGCCGTCCGGAGCGGGTCGCCACGAGACGCTGACGGCGTCCGCGATGTTCATCACGTCAGGGTCGGCTGTGTCCGTCATCAGTTTTCACCTCCGTCGGCCGCGGGCCCGAACCCGATTTCGGCGAAGAACTCGCGGACGCGAGCGATGTACTGGTCGTGCTGGTCGAGGTTCGGGGAGTGCCCCGAGTTCTCGAAGACGACGAGACGGGAGTCCGGGAAGAGGTCGGCTATCTCGACGCTCGCTTCGGGCGGCGTGATCCAGTCGTGGCGGCCGACGGTGACGAGCGCCGGCGTCTCGACGTCGGGCAGACCGTCCGTGTAGTCCATGGTGGGGTACTCTTCGGTGAACATGACGTTGTGCGTCTCGTGGTGGAAGTCGAGGGAGTCGACACCCTCGCGGGCGGCGTCCGCGTCGAACTGACTCATATCGGGTTCGTAGAGCGGGAGCATCCCGAGCCAGACGCGCTCGAACTCCTCGTCGGATCGGACGTCCCCGTCCATCACGCGAGAGAACTCGTCCCACGTGATGTCGGGGATGTCGAAGGCGTGTGCTTTGAGTTCATCCCAGGATTCGCGGGCGTTCTCCCAGGCGTTCTCCTCGTATTCGCCGGTCGGGGCGGTGTCGCGGAGGACAAACCCGGCGAGGTCGTCGCCGTACGTGGTCGCGTACTCCTGAGTGATGAATCCGCCGTAGGATCCGCCGATAATGGCGATTTCGCCGAGGTCGAGTTCCTCGCGCAGTCCCTCTACGTCGGCGGCGTACTGTTCGTTTGAGTAGGGTTTCGTGAGGCTGGACTGACCGCAGCCGCGGTGATCATACACGACGACTTCGTAGTCGTCGGCGAGCGCTTCGTAGGCCTGTTTTCCTTTCTGGTGGTCGCTGATTCCGGGGCCGCCATGGAGGATGACAATGGCGTCGTCGTTCTCCTCACCGAGGACCTCGTAGTACAGCTCCGCGCCGTTGACATCTGCATACATGAGCTATCTATCGCGTCCGTGAGTGCGTGAATCACTGGCAAAATAGTTGCGGACGCGGACGTCTGGGAGTGGAGGAGGTTTGTCGGTCGGTGGGGACAGAACGCGTTCTGTGATTTGCGGGGTGAGCGCAGAATTTTCCACATAGAATAACACCCTTAGTGCGTTATTATCTCGGTGAGTGTGCGTGGATTTCACAAACAGAATCGTAAACCATGTGAAGGGTTGTCACTGGCTGCGGGGTGAACACGAAGAAGAACGCAGACCTACGCCGACAGCGCGTCCCGGATCTCCGTCACGGAGAACTCGAGCGCCGACGCCCGATCCGGATGCATCGCCACGAGCAGATGATCCACGCGATCCCCCACGTACTCCACGAGCCGCTGCGCGCGAACCACGTCGAACGCACCCATCGAATCGACAGCCACCACCGGAACCGCCTCCGGCACGTCGTACGTCAGACACCCCGCGAGACACAGCACCAGCCCGATGAGTTCACGTTCGGACTCCGCGAGATGCCGCACGCTCTCCTGCTGGACGGCACCCTCGACCTCCCGCGCGATGACCAACTCGAAGTCGCCGTCCAACCACACGCGCTGCACGCGCTCAAACTCCAGCACGGACACCAGGTCGTCCATCGCCTCGTTGAACGACTCGCGCAACTCCGCCTCGGCGTTCTCGATGCGGTCGGTCAACGCCGTGATATCCGACGAGAGCTCCGCGATTCGCTTCTCCAACTCCTCGTACTCCGCGACCGCCGACTCCAGACGTCTACGGCGGTCTTCGAGCCGCCCTACCGTCGAACGCGCGTCCCGGAGCGCGGCCCGCGTCTCCTCGATCTCCGCCACCACGCCGTCCGCCTCCGCGGCGCGCTCGTGCTCTCGCGCCGCGATTCGCTCGTCGAGGTCGTCGAGGTCTCCTTCGAGTTCCTCCAGCCGCTCGCGCTGGGTGGCGAGCGACGACCGCCGTTCCCGCAGCGACTCCACGACCTCGCGGCGGTCTGCCTCCAGGTCGCGGACGCGCGCCGCCGCGTCCTCCGCTGCCGCCAAGTCCTCCGACACCGCCTCGATACGCGGGCGGTGGTCTTCCAGTCGCTCGCGGTCGCGTTCGACGAGGTCGACGAGGTCGTCGAGCGTCCCCTCGAACGCGGACTCGGGCGCGTTCTGCCCGCACGCCCAGCACGCGTACTCGTCCCCGGTGAGGCCCGCGTCCTGCCCGAGCGCGCCCGTAAAGTCGCCATTCAGCATTTCTCGATTCGCGGTCAGTACCGACTGCAACACGTCCAGGCGGTTCTCGCGCTCCGCCACCCGTCGCTCCAGGCGCTCCTTCTCCGCCCGTAACTCCGCGGCGTCGTGCTCGTCGGCCGTCGACCGCGCGTCCGCGAGGTCGGCTTCGACGGTTTCCAGCCGGTTCTCGAGGCGCTCGATGGCGTCCTCCGTGTTCTCGACGCGCCGCCGCTGCTCGTCACGTTCGGCCGCGAGGTCGGTGCGGCGGTCGCGGAGCGCCGCCAGTTCGTCGTCCTCGTCGGCGGTCGTGCGCGCGAGCAAGTCGTCGAGGTCGTCCTCCAGCGACGCGACCCGCTCGCGCGCCTCCGAGAGGGACGCCTCCACGTCCGCGAGGTCGTCCGCCGCACCTTCGAGGTCGTCGCGGTCGTCCTCCAGGGACTGCTTCTCGGCTATCTTCGCCGCGCGCTCCGCCTCCAGCGACGACACTTCGAGCGGCGCTTTCAGCGTCTCCTCGAAGGAGTCGCCGTTCCGCACCGCCGCGCGGAGGTCGTTGAACTCGAGGAACGTGGCGAACGAGACGAGGTCGTCCGCGTTGTCCGCGTCGCCCAACCACGATTCGCCCGAAACGGAGAGTCCCGTCCCCGCGCGTTCCGCGGTTCGCGTCACCGACCGGTCGCCGTTCGACAGCGTCACCTCCGCGCGCGACGTGCCGCTCCGCAACGGGACGTCGTCGCTTCCCAGCGCGAACGTGAGCGCGTGCAAGAGCGAAGTCTTGTTCGACGCGTTCGGCCCCGAGAGCAACGTCACGCCGTCGCCGAAAGTCGTTTCGAGTTCGTCGATACCGCCAACGTTCCGGACTGTGAGTTCGAACGTCATGAGTTACACTGGCAGACGTAGCCGCGGTGGAGCGCGCGCTCGACGGGGACACGGGTTCGGCAGTTCTCGCACTCGACTTCGACGGTCGCGTGCACCGCGAGGTCGCCGCCCGCGCTGAGGCGGTTCTTGGTCGTGAGCGAGGAGACGGCCTCGCTCGCCTTCGACTCGGCGTGGCTCGCCGCGATGTCGAGGGCGTCCTCCTCCCAGTTGCTGTCGGTCGTCGAGGTGTCGGTTCGTTCGACGCCGAGGCAGTCTTTGAGGTGGGTTCTGACGACGGCGTACGAGACGAAGTCGGACTCGAGGTCGTCGATGGGGACGCCCTCCTCGCGGAGGACGTTCCGCACCTCGGCCGCGGTCGCGTCGTCCCCCTGGAGGCGCTCGTACTTCGATTCGGCCTCGTCGCCGAGCGTCTGGAGGCCGGCGCGATCCATCGTGTTCCGGAGGAGCGCGACGTTCAACCAGTCGGCGAGCGACCGATAGCCCTTCCGGCGCGACCCGTCGGCCGTCCACTGGTCGACGAGCCGTTCCTCGTATCCCGTGAGGTCGTACTCGTCGAATAGTCGACACACCTTGCAGCCGTACGTCGTCATGCGCGTTCTCTACCCAGCGAACCCGTATGAATCTTGAGGTCTCCCGGGATTCATTCGTATTCGGGAGCCATGTAGTAATCGTCCATGTTGCTCTCGCGATCCGTCACGACGATGTGGTCGACGCGCTCGACCATCTCGTACTCCTCGATAGCCGTCACGAGCTCGTCAATTTCGCGGAGCGTCGGCGCCATCCCGACCGCGTACACGTCGTACGTCCCGATACCGCGGACGACATGCCAGAACCGCATTTCCGCGAGCCGGTCGAACGTAGCGTCCTTCGCACCCGGTTCGTCCACCGCCTCCACGGCGATACGAACGATCTCCCAGCTCACGTTCTCCGGGTCGAGGAGGAAGAACACCGTCGTCATCTCCAGGAGGTTCGACACCCGATAGCGGATTCCCTCGGTCGACATCTCGTAGCCGGCCTCCTCCAACTGCGCCGCTATCTCCGAGTAGGGCGCACGCGGATCCGCCGCGAGAATCTGGAGGATGCGGCTGTCGATGTCGTCGACGTTGTCGAATCGTGAGCTATCCATACCGGCGCGTACTCGCGCGACGCTCTTGAAACGGCGGGTTGCGGAGGAAGTCGAGTGACCTCCCGTTCGAGTGAACCACCCGCTAAAGGCTGCCACAATGCGAGGGTTTTAACCCTCACTTTCCTACCGTGCAGGTGTATGGGACGCGATAAGCGGTACGACCAGTACGAGTCGTACGACTATCTCGACGACGACGCCTACGAACAGTTCGACCTTCCCGCCGTTCACGCCGGTTTCGACCCCTACGAGGTTCCCCTGAGCGACGACGAGGAAGCCCGCCTCAACGCCGTTCTCGACGACACCGTTATCTCCCTCCACGACCACCCATTCTACTTCCCCGAACACCTCTCCGAGGACATCCAGGACTACATTCGCGCCGGCCGCGCGCGCACCGCGTTCGAAGCGCTCTCCGAGACGCCGCTCGACGCCGTGTTCGACATGCACCTCGACGGGCTCTCGCACATCCACTCCCACCACGGTTGGAAGTGGAGCGAGATCGTCCACGACGTGACGATGCGCGCCGCCGACATCCAGCACTCTGACTACGGGATTCGCGCGAGCGGCGTCGAGGACATCGAACGCGCCCGCGAGAACGGCCAACTCGCGTTCGTTCCCGCTCTCGAATCGGCGGCGATGATAGAGAACGAACTCGACCGCCTCGACCAGCTCTACGGCATGGGCATCCGGTCTATCGGCGTGACGTACGACGCCTCGAACAGCCTCGGCGCCGGGAAGGGTGGCGTCTACGAGGTAGACGGCGGTCTTACGACGTTCGGCGTCGACGCCATCGCGCGCATGAACGACCTCGGTCTCGCGGTGAGCACCAGTCACGCGAGCAAGCAGACCACGCTCGACGTGTGCGACGTGACGGTCAAACCGATATTCGACACGCACGCACTCGCGCAGGGCGCGGGCATGGGCAAACGCGGCACGAGCGACGAGGAACTCGAAGCCATCGCGGCGACCGGCGGCGTCATCGGCCTGCTCTCCTCCGCCCACCTCCCGTCCATCGACGAGTACATGGAGCACTTCGAGTACCTCGTCGACCTCGTGGGCATCGACCACGTCGCGTTCGGCCCGGACGTCCTGTACGGCGACCACACAGAGTTGCTCCGCGTGCTCGCCGCCGACCAGGGCGTCGAACTCCCCGAGTCTACCCTCCAGACCGAGTACGTTCGCGGGCTGGAGAACCCGACGGAGGCCTGGCAGAACATCCCGCGCTGGCTCGTCAAGGAGGGCTACTCGGACCGCGACATCGAGAAAATCCTCGGCGAGAACATCCTCCGCGTCCTCGACGAGACGTGGGCGTGACGACACACTGACCCGCCGACCGCGCGCCGCGGAGCGGGTAGCCGCCGGCTCGCCGACCGCGGATGCCGACACACCAACCACTAAGTAGGTCTTTATTCTATTTTCGTTGGATAGAGGTATTGCTATTCAACTGATTAGTGTGAGATCGTCGGTCTCCGCTGCGCTGTGGCGGTCGCGGATCACTGTGAACGCGTAACGCAGAACGTTTTTGACTGACCAGTCAGTAAGTACGGGTAACGAATGACGCACACCCACCGATTGAGCAGACACCCGTCACGTGCGAACCGAACGACGACCCGCGGGGTGGCCGCCTGATGGGCGTCCGCCGGCAGATAGAACGCGTCTTCAAGGGCCCCGAGGAGTTCGACCTCACGTCCGGCAGCATCGGCAAACCCCTGTTCTACCTCTCGCTGCCCATCGTCATCACGAACCTCTTCCAGACCGCGTACAACCTCGCGGACACCTTCTGGCTCGGCCAGTACAACACCGACGCCCTCGCCGCCATCAGCTTCGCGTTCCCGATGGTGTTCCTCCTCATCTCCCTCGGCATGGGCGTCTCCGTCGCCGGAAGCGTCCTCGTCGCCCAGTTCACGGGCGCGGGCGAGGAACGCGAAGCCGAGTACGCCGCCTCCCAGACCATCACGTTCGCCGTCATCATCTCCGTCGTGCTCGGCGGCGTCGGGTACTTCTTCGTCAGCGACTTCCTCTCCCTGATGGGCGCGTCCGCCGACGTGCTCCCGCTCGCCACCAGCTACATGGAAGTCATCTCGCTCGGCCTCCTCTTCATGTTCGGGTTCGCCGTCTTCATCTCCCTCATGCGGGGGTACGGCGACACCATCACGCCGATGGTCGTCATGTTCGGCTCCGTCGTCCTCAACATCGTCCTCGACCCCTTCCTCATCTTCGGCTGGACGGTCGTCGAGAACGCCCCCGTCGTCGGCACGATAGCGTTCCCCGAACTCGGCATCCAGGGCGCGGCCATCGCCACCGTGTTCTCGCGGGCGCTCGCGCTCGTCGTCGGCCTCGCCATCATGTTCGGCGGCCGCCGCGGCGTCCAGATACACCTCCGCGACATGGCTCCCGACATCGACTACCTCCGCCGCCTCGTCCGCATCGGCGGCCCGGCGTCCGTCGAGGGGAGCGGGCGCGCCATCTCGATGAACCTCCTCCTGTTCATCGTCGCGTTCTTCCCCGACGCGGTCGTCGCCGCGTACGGCGTCGGCACGCGCGTGTTCTCCGTCGTTTTCCTCCCCGCAATCGCCATCTCCCGGGGCGTCGAGACGATGACCGGCCAGAACATGGGCGCGGGCCAACCCGACCGCGCCGCCGCGGCCGCCACCCTCGCGAGCAAAGTGCTGTTCGTCGTGCTCGCGCTCACCGGTCTCCTCGTGTTCGCGTTCCCCGAACCGATCATCTCCGCGTTCGTCGGGGCCGACCAGGCGAACGCCGACCAGGTCGTCTCCGTCGGCGCGGAGTTCCTCCGGTACGTCGCGCTCACGTTCGGGTTCATCGGCGTGACGCAGGCCTTCGTCGGGAGTTTCCGCGGCGCGGGGAAGACGCTCACCGCGGCCGTCATCTCCGTCGTCATCCTCGGGTTCGTCCGGTTCCCCATCGCGTGGTTCGCGTCCGGCCCGCTCGACGAGACCGGTATCTGGGTGGCGTTCGCCGTCTCGAACGTCCTCGGCGGCGTGCTCGCCTACGCGTGGTACAAGCGCGGCACCTGGCGGGACGCCGACCTCACGGAAGACCGGGTCGACGCGGAAGAAGTAGCCGCGACGGACGACTAGGCGGTCTCGACGAACGTCGCGTCCGCCGACGTCTTCCCCTGATTGAAGGAGAGGATTTTCGCGCGAATCACGTCGCCCTCGCGCACGGAGTCCGGAACGTCCTCGGTGAAGACGACGAACCCCTCGACCTTCCCGACGGCGACGCGCTCGCCGGAGTGGTGGTCGGTGAACTCCGTGACGCCGAACTCGTACGTCTCTCCGAGTTCGACGGGCGGTTCGCGTTCCTGCGCGGCCTCGTGCGCGCGCCGGGATTCGCGCTCGTCGGCGGACGACCGCCGCCACAGGAAGACCGCCGCGCCACCGACCAACACCACGGCGACAGCGCCGAGCGTGATGAGCGTCGTCGTGTCCATACGCCCGCAAGAAACCGCGCCACGATAACTCCGGCGACCGACCCTACTCGGCCGCGGCCTTCAGGAACTGGGGGACGATGAGGAGTTCCACGACCGCGACCGCGAACAGCATCGTCTGCATGATGCCCTCCGTGAACGTGAACGCGATGGCGAAGATGATGATTGCTGAACTCGCACCCATGCCGTAGCGGACGACCGGACTTCGGAGGGCTGGCATACGCGAATCACGCGACGGCGTCGAAAAGAACGTTCCGGAACGTCACGGCTTGGTTTCGCCGCGGGTTCGGGCGGCGGTATCCCGAGACGTTATGGCGAAGCCACCGAAACCAACCCGTATGGACGGTCTCCTCCTCGCGCACGTCGCGGTGTTCGCGGTGTCCGCGGTTCTCTGCGCGGTGAGCATTCCGCGCGCGCTCGCCATCCAGCACGCAGACACTCGCTGGGGGCTCGTGGGACTGCTGGGGTCTGTGGGACTGTGGGCCGCGGGCTACGTCGGCTACCTGGTCGCACCGACGAACGCCCTCCGGGAGGCGTTCTACATCCTCGGGTTCAGTTTCGCGTTCGTCGCGGTCGGCGCGTTCCTCTACTTCTGCGCGGCGTACACGGGCCGGCCGCCGCGGCGCGTGCCCTATCGGAAGACCGCGCTCGCGGCGTTCGCGGTCGTCGTCGGCCTGAAAGTGACGAACCCCCTCCACGAGTTCTACTTCACGACCGAGTGGACGACCACGCCGTTCCCCCACCTCGCCGTCGTCCACCAGCCCGCGTACTGGCTCATCCTCGGCCTCTCGTACGCGCTCACCGCTGTCGGCTTCTTCATGTTGCTCGAACGGTTCTACCGCACCGGCACCGACAGCCGACCGCTCGTCGTCCTGCTCGTCCTGACGGGCGTGCCCGCGCTCGCGACGACGCTCGGCGAGGAAATCGACTGGCTCCTCCCACTGATGTACGAACCGCCCGGGGTCGCGCTGTTCGCGGTCGGCGTCCTGTTCGTGTACGCCCGCCGGTTCGAGGCGATTCGCCTCACGAGCAACGCCACCGACCCCGCCGTGTTCCTCGACGCGGACGGCCGCGTCCGCGACTACAACACCGCCGCGCTCGCCATCCTCCCGAGCCTGGACGGGTCGGTCGGCGCGCCGATAGACCGCGTGAACGACCTGCTCGCCGCCGAACTCGACGACCCCGGCGTCGTCGCCGTCGAGGACGACACCACGCGGTACTACCAGGTGTCCACGGCCCCGTTCACCGCGGGGGACGCCCGGATGGGCCAGCTCGTCACGCTCACCGACGTGACCGACCGTGAGACCTACCGCCGCCAACTGGAGTCGAAGACCGAACAGCTCGAAGCCCTCACGCGGGTCGTCCGCCACGACATCCGCAACGACATGACCGTCATCACCGGCTGGGGCGAAACCCTCCGCGACCACGTGGACGACGACGGCCGGGACGCCCTCGACCGCGTGCTCCGGACGGCAGACCACGTCGTGGACGTGACGGACACCGTCGGCGAGTTCCTCGACGCGCTCTCCGGCGCGGCCAGCCTCGACCTCCGCCCCGTCTCCCTCCACCGAACCCTCACCGCGGAACTCGCCGCCGTCCGCGAATCCCACCCCGACGCCGACTACGCCGTCGAGGGCGCGATTCCGGACGTGGACGTGCGCGCGACCGGCCTCCTCTCCTCGGTGTTCCGGAACCTCCTCGAAAACGCCGCCCGCCACTCGGACCGCGACACCCCGTCCGTCACCGTCTCCTGCACCGAACGCGACGACACCGTCGAAATCCGGGTCGCCGACGACGGCCCCGGCATCCCCGACGCCCAGAAATCCCGGCTGTTCGACCGCGGCGAGAAAGGCGCGGCCAGCCCCGGTTCCGGCATCGGCCTCTACCTCGTCCAGACGCTCGTCGAACAGTTCGACGGCACCGTCCACGTCGAGGACAACGACCCACGGGGCGCGGTGTTCGTCGTCGAACTGGAACGCGCGGTGTAGTGTCAGCGGTGTCGTTCCTCGACGCCGACGGTGAGGATTGATTTTGCGATCGCGAGGCCGCCCGTGAGGGGGTCGAGCGTCGTCTCACCGGCGCGTTCGCGGTAGTCGATGGGGAGTTCGCGAACCCGATACCCGCGGGCGAGCGGGCGGAGGAGGAGTTCGGCGGAGAGTCCGGTGTTTTCCGTCCACGTGATGTCCTCGATGACGCGACGGCGATACGCGCGCATACCGGTGGTGGTGTCGTGGACGCGCTCCCCGAGGAGGAGCGATGCGAGGAGGGCGAACGCGATGTTCCCGTACCGGTTGGTGTCGGGCATCGCGTCCGCGCCGTGGTAGAGGCGGTCGCCGCTGACGACGTCGTAGCCGTCGTTGATCGCGTCGAGGAAGTCGGGGAGTCGTTCCATCGGGTAGGTGTCGTCGCAGTCGGTGGTGACGACGACGGGTCGGTCGGGCGTGGTGATGGCTTCGTGCACGGCGACGCCGTACCCCTGCGGGGGTTGTTCGACGACGGTCGCGCCGTGTTCGCGTGCTATCTCGGGCGTTCGATCCTGTGAGCTATCGACGCAGACGACGTTCGCTCGGTCGTCGGTGACCGCGGCGATGTCGGTGAGAACCGTGTCGATGGCTGCTTCT from Salarchaeum japonicum carries:
- a CDS encoding alpha/beta fold hydrolase, with the translated sequence MYADVNGAELYYEVLGEENDDAIVILHGGPGISDHQKGKQAYEALADDYEVVVYDHRGCGQSSLTKPYSNEQYAADVEGLREELDLGEIAIIGGSYGGFITQEYATTYGDDLAGFVLRDTAPTGEYEENAWENARESWDELKAHAFDIPDITWDEFSRVMDGDVRSDEEFERVWLGMLPLYEPDMSQFDADAAREGVDSLDFHHETHNVMFTEEYPTMDYTDGLPDVETPALVTVGRHDWITPPEASVEIADLFPDSRLVVFENSGHSPNLDQHDQYIARVREFFAEIGFGPAADGGEN
- a CDS encoding AsnC family transcriptional regulator; the encoded protein is MDSSRFDNVDDIDSRILQILAADPRAPYSEIAAQLEEAGYEMSTEGIRYRVSNLLEMTTVFFLLDPENVSWEIVRIAVEAVDEPGAKDATFDRLAEMRFWHVVRGIGTYDVYAVGMAPTLREIDELVTAIEEYEMVERVDHIVVTDRESNMDDYYMAPEYE
- a CDS encoding dolichyl-phosphate hexose transferase — protein: MGTYNEEAAIDTVLTDIAAVTDDRANVVCVDSSQDRTPEIAREHGATVVEQPPQGYGVAVHEAITTPDRPVVVTTDCDDTYPMERLPDFLDAINDGYDVVSGDRLYHGADAMPDTNRYGNIAFALLASLLLGERVHDTTTGMRAYRRRVIEDITWTENTGLSAELLLRPLARGYRVRELPIDYRERAGETTLDPLTGGLAIAKSILTVGVEERHR
- the rdfA gene encoding rod-determining factor RdfA, with the protein product MTTYGCKVCRLFDEYDLTGYEERLVDQWTADGSRRKGYRSLADWLNVALLRNTMDRAGLQTLGDEAESKYERLQGDDATAAEVRNVLREEGVPIDDLESDFVSYAVVRTHLKDCLGVERTDTSTTDSNWEEDALDIAASHAESKASEAVSSLTTKNRLSAGGDLAVHATVEVECENCRTRVPVERALHRGYVCQCNS
- a CDS encoding MATE family efflux transporter is translated as MGVRRQIERVFKGPEEFDLTSGSIGKPLFYLSLPIVITNLFQTAYNLADTFWLGQYNTDALAAISFAFPMVFLLISLGMGVSVAGSVLVAQFTGAGEEREAEYAASQTITFAVIISVVLGGVGYFFVSDFLSLMGASADVLPLATSYMEVISLGLLFMFGFAVFISLMRGYGDTITPMVVMFGSVVLNIVLDPFLIFGWTVVENAPVVGTIAFPELGIQGAAIATVFSRALALVVGLAIMFGGRRGVQIHLRDMAPDIDYLRRLVRIGGPASVEGSGRAISMNLLLFIVAFFPDAVVAAYGVGTRVFSVVFLPAIAISRGVETMTGQNMGAGQPDRAAAAATLASKVLFVVLALTGLLVFAFPEPIISAFVGADQANADQVVSVGAEFLRYVALTFGFIGVTQAFVGSFRGAGKTLTAAVISVVILGFVRFPIAWFASGPLDETGIWVAFAVSNVLGGVLAYAWYKRGTWRDADLTEDRVDAEEVAATDD
- a CDS encoding archaea-specific SMC-related protein, with the protein product MTFELTVRNVGGIDELETTFGDGVTLLSGPNASNKTSLLHALTFALGSDDVPLRSGTSRAEVTLSNGDRSVTRTAERAGTGLSVSGESWLGDADNADDLVSFATFLEFNDLRAAVRNGDSFEETLKAPLEVSSLEAERAAKIAEKQSLEDDRDDLEGAADDLADVEASLSEARERVASLEDDLDDLLARTTADEDDELAALRDRRTDLAAERDEQRRRVENTEDAIERLENRLETVEADLADARSTADEHDAAELRAEKERLERRVAERENRLDVLQSVLTANREMLNGDFTGALGQDAGLTGDEYACWACGQNAPESAFEGTLDDLVDLVERDRERLEDHRPRIEAVSEDLAAAEDAAARVRDLEADRREVVESLRERRSSLATQRERLEELEGDLDDLDERIAAREHERAAEADGVVAEIEETRAALRDARSTVGRLEDRRRRLESAVAEYEELEKRIAELSSDITALTDRIENAEAELRESFNEAMDDLVSVLEFERVQRVWLDGDFELVIAREVEGAVQQESVRHLAESERELIGLVLCLAGCLTYDVPEAVPVVAVDSMGAFDVVRAQRLVEYVGDRVDHLLVAMHPDRASALEFSVTEIRDALSA
- a CDS encoding TRAM domain-containing protein; protein product: MDTTTLITLGAVAVVLVGGAAVFLWRRSSADERESRRAHEAAQEREPPVELGETYEFGVTEFTDHHSGERVAVGKVEGFVVFTEDVPDSVREGDVIRAKILSFNQGKTSADATFVETA
- a CDS encoding dipeptidase: MGRDKRYDQYESYDYLDDDAYEQFDLPAVHAGFDPYEVPLSDDEEARLNAVLDDTVISLHDHPFYFPEHLSEDIQDYIRAGRARTAFEALSETPLDAVFDMHLDGLSHIHSHHGWKWSEIVHDVTMRAADIQHSDYGIRASGVEDIERARENGQLAFVPALESAAMIENELDRLDQLYGMGIRSIGVTYDASNSLGAGKGGVYEVDGGLTTFGVDAIARMNDLGLAVSTSHASKQTTLDVCDVTVKPIFDTHALAQGAGMGKRGTSDEELEAIAATGGVIGLLSSAHLPSIDEYMEHFEYLVDLVGIDHVAFGPDVLYGDHTELLRVLAADQGVELPESTLQTEYVRGLENPTEAWQNIPRWLVKEGYSDRDIEKILGENILRVLDETWA
- a CDS encoding sensor histidine kinase, whose amino-acid sequence is MDGLLLAHVAVFAVSAVLCAVSIPRALAIQHADTRWGLVGLLGSVGLWAAGYVGYLVAPTNALREAFYILGFSFAFVAVGAFLYFCAAYTGRPPRRVPYRKTALAAFAVVVGLKVTNPLHEFYFTTEWTTTPFPHLAVVHQPAYWLILGLSYALTAVGFFMLLERFYRTGTDSRPLVVLLVLTGVPALATTLGEEIDWLLPLMYEPPGVALFAVGVLFVYARRFEAIRLTSNATDPAVFLDADGRVRDYNTAALAILPSLDGSVGAPIDRVNDLLAAELDDPGVVAVEDDTTRYYQVSTAPFTAGDARMGQLVTLTDVTDRETYRRQLESKTEQLEALTRVVRHDIRNDMTVITGWGETLRDHVDDDGRDALDRVLRTADHVVDVTDTVGEFLDALSGAASLDLRPVSLHRTLTAELAAVRESHPDADYAVEGAIPDVDVRATGLLSSVFRNLLENAARHSDRDTPSVTVSCTERDDTVEIRVADDGPGIPDAQKSRLFDRGEKGAASPGSGIGLYLVQTLVEQFDGTVHVEDNDPRGAVFVVELERAV